In Deinococcus maricopensis DSM 21211, one genomic interval encodes:
- a CDS encoding SDR family NAD(P)-dependent oxidoreductase, with protein sequence MPDQQQTVTPLPEPQDYRHRGRLEGRVAIVTGSESGIGQATAVEFAREGADVAVTYFKDEAGAQQTRADIEALGRRAIVVHLDQRDEASVKALFDQTVRDLGTPDILVNDAGIDATGKQVADMTAQEWDDRIRTNLYGPFYACQQFIRLRRVAGGRGKIINVTSVHEDIPRAGASGYDSSKGALRNLTRTLALELAPDLINVNNLAPGMVLTPMNQEAMDDPKVYAEQVQSIPFKRAAQPWEMARLAVYLASADADYATGQTFTLDGGLTMNQGQGA encoded by the coding sequence ATGCCCGACCAGCAGCAAACCGTCACCCCCCTGCCCGAACCGCAGGACTACCGCCACCGCGGCCGCCTGGAAGGCCGCGTCGCCATCGTGACCGGCAGCGAGTCGGGGATCGGGCAGGCCACCGCCGTCGAGTTCGCCCGCGAGGGTGCGGACGTCGCCGTCACGTACTTCAAGGACGAAGCGGGCGCGCAACAGACCCGCGCGGACATCGAAGCGCTCGGGCGGCGCGCCATCGTCGTGCACCTCGACCAGCGCGACGAAGCGAGCGTGAAGGCCCTGTTCGACCAGACCGTCCGCGACCTCGGCACGCCGGACATCCTCGTAAACGACGCCGGCATCGACGCGACTGGGAAGCAGGTCGCGGACATGACCGCGCAGGAATGGGACGACCGCATCCGCACGAACCTGTACGGCCCGTTCTACGCCTGCCAGCAGTTCATCCGGCTGCGCCGCGTCGCGGGCGGACGCGGGAAGATCATCAACGTCACCAGCGTCCACGAGGACATCCCCCGCGCCGGCGCGTCCGGGTACGACAGCAGCAAGGGCGCCCTGCGCAACCTCACGCGCACGCTCGCGCTGGAACTCGCCCCGGACCTCATCAACGTCAACAACCTCGCGCCCGGCATGGTCCTCACTCCCATGAACCAGGAAGCCATGGACGACCCGAAGGTGTACGCGGAGCAGGTGCAGAGCATCCCGTTCAAACGCGCGGCGCAGCCGTGGGAGATGGCACGCCTCGCCGTGTACCTCGCGTCCGCCGACGCGGACTACGCCACCGGGCAGACCTTCACGCTCGACGGGGGCCTCACCATGAATCAGGGCCAGGGGGCCTGA